The Candidatus Latescibacter sp. genome window below encodes:
- a CDS encoding decaprenyl-phosphate phosphoribosyltransferase — MTVGDILQTLRIRQWTKNTLIFAALIFSGHARDSSSIAKAVEAFVLFCLVTGAVYIFNDIVDVEKDRAHPVKKFRPFAAGLISLHTGWLLCSFLGVVAIVVSFLFNTGFGAAVLGYVLLQVAYTFFLKHKVILDVFVISFGFLLRVIAGALAIQVAVSNWILICTMLLALFLALSKRRHEIVLLDKQADVHRVILKEYTPYLLDQMIGVVTSATLVAYMIFTLSEETVHKFGSHMVLTVPFVLYGIFRYLYLVHSKNEGGQPEEILLSDIPLQLDILAYGIVAILVIYF; from the coding sequence ATGACCGTCGGCGATATACTGCAAACCCTGAGAATCCGGCAGTGGACCAAAAATACGCTTATCTTTGCGGCGCTTATTTTTTCCGGTCACGCGCGGGATTCGTCCTCTATTGCCAAAGCGGTCGAGGCGTTTGTTCTTTTCTGCCTGGTAACCGGTGCGGTTTACATTTTCAATGATATCGTCGATGTGGAGAAAGACCGCGCCCATCCGGTCAAAAAATTCCGTCCGTTCGCCGCAGGACTGATCAGCCTTCATACCGGCTGGCTCCTTTGTTCCTTTCTCGGCGTAGTCGCGATCGTTGTTTCCTTCCTGTTCAACACCGGTTTCGGGGCCGCTGTTCTCGGATATGTTCTGCTCCAGGTTGCCTATACTTTTTTCCTGAAACATAAGGTTATCCTGGATGTATTCGTAATCAGCTTCGGGTTTCTGCTGAGGGTTATCGCCGGGGCTCTGGCTATCCAGGTTGCGGTATCCAACTGGATACTTATCTGCACCATGCTGCTGGCTCTTTTTCTAGCCCTCTCCAAACGAAGGCATGAAATCGTTCTCCTCGATAAGCAGGCAGATGTTCACCGGGTTATTCTCAAGGAATACACTCCGTATTTGCTCGATCAGATGATCGGGGTGGTAACCTCGGCGACCCTGGTGGCATACATGATCTTCACCCTGTCTGAAGAGACAGTGCATAAATTCGGCAGCCACATGGTGCTGACTGTTCCGTTCGTCCTCTACGGTATCTTTCGTTACCTTTACCTGGTGCACAGCAAAAACGAGGGCGGACAACCGGAAGAAATACTCCTGAGCGATATCCCCCTGCAGCTCGACATTCTGGCTTATGGAATCGTGGCGATACTGGTTATATATTTTTAA
- a CDS encoding DUF362 domain-containing protein, translating to MNRAKVAVLNTAPETVLEDYSSLLDMAGFSDSLSPDHDTAIQVTLDWHHFFPSVSTPPWQLDGVLKKLHDEGFPGDKIFAFYPAVHGVSFQKGQVLNRHLAVLRKYATPFFLFDENTPRVTYEPKTPLRVFTRFFPDGIPVPERLPGSNILQLTTMKTSLESTITGAIWGALVCMAGGKLRDLLPFLDEALCDAVALRKEMHPGMFAVMDGVFAGEGPSPRNLIPHEKNLILASTDPVALDAVALYLMGFEPLDIRYIRMAHESGLGTGDISEMEIAGADIKDLRFRFTINETPGAARVRRFENMLSGGFLSPLSELVSTLYYDWYWYLAFSEERIKKAMKGGWGKVFETYRR from the coding sequence GTGAACCGTGCGAAAGTGGCAGTCCTCAATACCGCGCCGGAAACTGTACTTGAAGATTACAGCAGTCTATTGGATATGGCCGGATTCAGTGACTCTCTCAGCCCTGACCATGATACCGCAATTCAGGTCACTCTTGATTGGCATCACTTCTTCCCTTCCGTCTCCACACCGCCCTGGCAGCTCGACGGCGTTCTGAAAAAGCTGCATGATGAAGGTTTTCCGGGGGACAAAATTTTTGCCTTTTATCCTGCCGTTCATGGGGTATCGTTCCAGAAAGGCCAGGTGCTGAACCGTCATCTGGCCGTTTTGCGCAAGTACGCCACCCCCTTTTTCCTCTTCGATGAAAATACCCCGCGGGTAACCTATGAACCGAAAACCCCGCTCAGGGTTTTTACCCGCTTTTTCCCGGACGGCATTCCTGTCCCTGAACGTCTTCCGGGGAGCAATATACTCCAGCTTACGACTATGAAAACCTCGCTCGAAAGCACAATCACAGGGGCTATATGGGGCGCTCTCGTATGCATGGCCGGAGGGAAGCTGCGAGATCTCCTTCCGTTCCTCGATGAAGCCCTGTGCGACGCCGTCGCGCTCCGTAAGGAGATGCATCCCGGCATGTTCGCGGTCATGGATGGCGTCTTCGCTGGCGAGGGGCCTTCTCCACGGAATCTTATTCCTCATGAGAAGAATCTTATTCTTGCATCCACCGACCCGGTTGCTCTCGATGCGGTTGCCCTCTATCTCATGGGCTTTGAGCCTCTCGACATCCGATATATCAGGATGGCGCATGAATCCGGCCTCGGAACCGGCGACATCAGTGAAATGGAGATTGCCGGGGCAGATATAAAAGATCTCCGGTTCCGGTTCACCATAAACGAGACTCCCGGAGCAGCGCGTGTGCGGCGGTTCGAAAATATGCTTTCCGGCGGATTCCTTTCCCCTCTCAGCGAGCTTGTTTCCACCCTGTACTACGACTGGTACTGGTATCTGGCTTTCAGCGAAGAGCGGATTAAGAAAGCCATGAAAGGCGGCTGGGGAAAAGTGTTTGAGACGTATAGAAGATAA
- a CDS encoding type II toxin-antitoxin system HicB family antitoxin has translation MKYTVIIETSTSGYGAYVPDIPGCIAAGSTREEVLELIKEAIEFHIQGLKDKGHIIPPPTSVSELVEVTTA, from the coding sequence ATGAAGTATACAGTAATCATCGAAACAAGTACATCCGGCTATGGAGCATACGTGCCGGACATTCCCGGATGCATCGCAGCGGGAAGCACGCGCGAGGAGGTCTTGGAGCTTATCAAGGAAGCAATCGAATTTCATATCCAGGGTCTCAAGGACAAAGGACATATCATTCCCCCGCCTACTTCTGTAAGCGAGCTTGTAGAAGTAACCACCGCATAA
- a CDS encoding cbb3-type cytochrome c oxidase subunit I: protein MKGLKIGAVLSFTISLAILLIGGFFAKDKVAPYPEKVMSGERVVTTVGAIKNGQNIYQRYGLMDHGSVWGHGTLRGPDFSATTLHKIGVHMRDFYAEEKRASYAALTPEEQSSIDAKVIAEIKKNRYDPSTKTLTVTPAQAYAFDKVKEYWKTVFSVGDQRDGFLPGTVKLDQERDQIADFFFWTAWVAGTNRPGENSTYTNNWPNDRSVGNALSSDAFLWSVLSIIALLVVLGLIIYVVHRFRFFYGEPKGVNVGKILIGMPLTNSQFKSAKYFLVVLLLFLLQINMGGLLAHYTVHPGMFFFPFIAKLIPYSWAKTWHLQLAVFWIATSWVGAAIYLAPLIGGREPKKQGLLVDILFIAILLVALGSLFGEVLGIKGYLGNAWFWLGHQGWEFLELGRLWQILLWVGLIAWLFIVYRALKDKLFGPNRDTSGLVLFYTLSAIMVVLFYGFGLVYGRGTHLTIADYWRWFVVHLWVESMFEFFGVAVIALFLVVMGLVDKASAMKVAYLTAILVFASGIIGTAHHYFWYGGPTYWLALGGVFSSLEPVPLILLVTRTWMEYKSTRDAGEDFPYKWPLYFLVASSFWNFLGAGVFGFSMNLPIVNYYSHATYLTSNHAHTALFGVYGMLSISMVLFTWRSLVKNEFWSDATLKLSFWGMNGGLFLMFMLTLLPIGIAQTISSYTDGFWLARSSEFYARPMVQVLGQLRALPDAIIIFLGALPLFVFLIKTYPHLKPVSFKENEDMFKGKDSIL from the coding sequence ATGAAAGGTCTGAAAATCGGGGCGGTGCTCAGTTTCACGATTTCTTTGGCGATTCTCCTGATCGGGGGATTCTTCGCCAAGGACAAGGTTGCGCCGTATCCCGAAAAAGTCATGAGCGGGGAACGTGTCGTAACGACAGTGGGCGCCATTAAAAACGGGCAGAATATTTACCAGAGATACGGCCTGATGGATCATGGCAGCGTATGGGGACACGGCACACTGCGGGGCCCCGATTTTTCCGCAACGACGCTTCATAAGATCGGCGTGCACATGCGTGACTTTTACGCGGAAGAAAAACGGGCATCCTATGCTGCGCTCACTCCGGAAGAGCAGTCCTCGATCGATGCCAAAGTGATCGCGGAGATCAAGAAGAACCGGTACGATCCTTCCACAAAGACGCTGACGGTTACTCCCGCGCAGGCATATGCATTCGATAAGGTTAAAGAGTACTGGAAAACCGTGTTTTCCGTCGGCGACCAGAGAGATGGATTTCTCCCCGGGACTGTCAAACTCGACCAGGAGAGAGATCAGATAGCCGACTTCTTTTTTTGGACCGCCTGGGTTGCAGGCACAAACAGGCCGGGAGAGAATTCCACCTATACCAATAACTGGCCCAATGACAGGAGTGTCGGGAATGCTCTTTCCTCGGATGCTTTTCTGTGGAGCGTGTTGTCGATCATCGCCCTGCTCGTCGTTTTGGGATTGATTATTTATGTCGTGCACAGGTTCCGCTTCTTCTATGGTGAACCGAAGGGGGTGAATGTCGGGAAAATATTGATCGGCATGCCGCTCACCAACAGCCAGTTCAAATCCGCAAAATATTTCCTGGTTGTGCTGCTGCTCTTTCTGCTCCAGATCAATATGGGAGGGCTGTTGGCCCATTACACCGTCCACCCGGGTATGTTCTTTTTCCCGTTCATCGCCAAACTGATACCCTATAGTTGGGCCAAAACCTGGCATCTCCAACTGGCGGTATTCTGGATCGCCACATCCTGGGTTGGCGCGGCGATTTACCTCGCGCCCCTCATAGGCGGCAGGGAGCCGAAAAAGCAGGGGCTGCTGGTCGATATCCTGTTCATCGCCATCCTCTTAGTGGCGCTTGGCAGCCTTTTTGGCGAAGTGCTCGGTATCAAGGGTTACCTGGGCAATGCCTGGTTCTGGTTAGGGCATCAGGGATGGGAATTTCTGGAACTGGGACGGCTCTGGCAGATACTGTTGTGGGTCGGCCTGATCGCCTGGCTGTTCATCGTGTACAGGGCGCTGAAAGACAAGCTGTTCGGACCGAACAGGGATACGAGCGGCCTTGTCTTGTTCTACACCTTGAGCGCAATCATGGTGGTACTGTTTTACGGGTTCGGTCTCGTGTACGGCAGGGGTACCCATCTGACCATCGCCGATTACTGGAGATGGTTCGTCGTCCACCTCTGGGTGGAAAGCATGTTCGAGTTTTTCGGTGTTGCGGTGATCGCCCTGTTCCTTGTGGTCATGGGTCTGGTTGACAAAGCATCGGCCATGAAAGTGGCCTACCTCACGGCGATACTGGTATTCGCGAGCGGCATTATCGGTACCGCACATCATTATTTCTGGTACGGCGGGCCAACCTACTGGCTGGCATTGGGGGGGGTTTTCTCATCGCTGGAGCCGGTTCCCCTCATCTTGCTTGTCACCCGGACATGGATGGAGTACAAATCAACCAGGGACGCCGGCGAGGACTTTCCCTACAAGTGGCCGCTGTATTTTCTGGTGGCGTCAAGCTTCTGGAATTTCCTCGGAGCGGGTGTTTTCGGATTCTCGATGAACCTCCCGATCGTCAACTACTATTCACATGCAACCTACCTGACCTCGAATCATGCCCATACTGCACTGTTCGGCGTCTACGGGATGCTGTCCATTTCCATGGTTCTTTTCACCTGGCGATCGCTCGTGAAGAACGAATTCTGGAGCGATGCAACGCTGAAGCTGTCGTTCTGGGGAATGAACGGCGGATTGTTTCTCATGTTCATGCTCACGCTCCTGCCGATAGGTATTGCACAAACGATATCATCATACACCGATGGTTTCTGGTTGGCCAGGAGCAGCGAGTTCTATGCCCGACCGATGGTTCAGGTGCTCGGGCAACTGCGGGCACTGCCTGATGCAATCATTATATTTTTGGGGGCGCTGCCTCTCTTTGTGTTCCTGATCAAGACCTATCCGCACCTCAAACCTGTCAGCTTCAAGGAAAATGAGGATATGTTCAAAGGGAAGGACAGTATCCTCTAG
- a CDS encoding toll/interleukin-1 receptor domain-containing protein: MYDIFLSHNRREKPWVRQLAKLLKDEGLNVFFDEDSIAPGENIVAAIERAVTGSRHILLVVSRASLESRWVAMETQYAVHDDPDARSGRLVPLIIDDLRADELRPALRTINCVDLTDPVTRDDHLRKALRHLGVESWASVSLPPWPDSSQADAISERLVSVGGIETVLEWGWDGVKLLEEFITLDYETLTDLTGSNEGTPEQWAPIFMEHPQTWRMLFAHPKNVIGYWHFIPLFPEDYNLALAGRLLDSRITADRAQYLEFPGRYRIYFVQVCLRPRFRFPRITRLLFTSIFDVLLELAREGVFVEDVCANAYTLTGRALCRTFRLTARGPHIEQGEIFASTVGTVLIHPLAAKLPELHGLYQKEGLLEVNTNWTA, from the coding sequence ATGTACGATATCTTTCTTAGCCATAATCGGAGAGAGAAGCCATGGGTGCGACAGCTAGCCAAGCTGCTGAAGGACGAAGGGCTGAACGTCTTCTTTGATGAGGATTCAATCGCCCCTGGAGAAAACATCGTTGCTGCCATCGAGAGGGCAGTAACTGGCAGTCGACACATTCTCTTGGTGGTATCGCGAGCATCCCTGGAAAGCCGGTGGGTTGCCATGGAAACTCAATACGCCGTACATGATGATCCGGACGCTAGGAGCGGGCGCCTTGTGCCGCTCATTATTGACGATCTTCGTGCCGACGAACTACGTCCCGCCCTTAGGACGATCAATTGCGTGGACTTAACCGATCCCGTCACTCGCGATGATCATCTGCGCAAGGCCCTACGGCATTTAGGCGTAGAATCGTGGGCCAGCGTATCTCTGCCCCCATGGCCCGACTCTTCCCAGGCTGATGCTATCTCTGAGCGCCTCGTATCTGTCGGCGGAATCGAGACAGTTCTGGAGTGGGGCTGGGATGGCGTGAAGCTACTGGAGGAATTCATCACGCTCGATTACGAGACCCTGACCGACCTGACAGGCTCTAATGAGGGAACACCAGAACAATGGGCTCCTATCTTCATGGAGCATCCGCAGACTTGGCGGATGCTCTTCGCTCATCCGAAGAATGTGATAGGTTACTGGCACTTCATTCCTCTCTTTCCCGAGGACTACAATCTTGCACTCGCAGGCAGGCTTCTCGACAGCCGCATTACTGCCGACCGAGCCCAGTACCTTGAGTTTCCAGGGCGCTATCGCATTTACTTCGTACAGGTTTGTCTGAGACCACGATTCCGTTTTCCGCGTATCACGAGGCTTCTTTTCACCTCGATTTTTGATGTACTCCTTGAACTCGCGCGCGAGGGTGTGTTCGTAGAAGATGTCTGTGCTAATGCCTACACATTGACGGGACGTGCACTATGTCGCACATTTCGCCTCACAGCGAGGGGGCCACACATTGAACAAGGAGAGATCTTCGCGAGTACTGTGGGCACAGTATTGATCCACCCCCTAGCGGCAAAATTGCCCGAGCTTCACGGTTTGTACCAGAAGGAGGGGCTCCTTGAAGTCAATACCAATTGGACTGCCTAA
- a CDS encoding Glu/Leu/Phe/Val dehydrogenase yields the protein MPNTTASPKAVRAGQEFYREVMGEMREIAALMGLSELYVKRLEKPQKTLTLHLPVIMDDGEIALFDAWRVQHNLFRGPSKGGIRYHPDVTLEKTIAHAAIMTWKCAVVNIPFGGAKGGVCCEPKKMSPGELERLTRRYAWEISPIIGPEKDIPAPEVGTNETTMAQIMDGYSTFAGYSVPNVVSGKPLSIGGSVGRSGAVGRGLVYVLKEAARDHKVYLYNSRAAIQGFGVVGMSTARYLAETGCDIVAISDSTGGIYKEDGLNIEAAIECKKANGTLEGLQGCDKISNEELIGLNVDFLIPAALEYTITKKNAGTVKAAIVAEAANAGISPEANKILDDRGIIVLPDILVNSGGIVVSYFEWVQDKQQFFWGDLEVEERFQSIMISTYRQLEETMRNEKISMRTAALKLAIGRVAEAMRYRGLCP from the coding sequence ATGCCGAACACGACAGCCAGCCCCAAAGCGGTACGGGCCGGGCAGGAATTTTACCGTGAGGTCATGGGAGAGATGAGGGAGATAGCCGCCCTGATGGGGCTCTCCGAGCTCTATGTGAAACGTCTGGAAAAACCGCAGAAGACCCTGACCCTGCACCTTCCGGTCATCATGGACGATGGAGAGATTGCGCTGTTCGACGCATGGAGGGTGCAGCATAACCTTTTCCGGGGGCCGTCAAAGGGCGGGATACGGTATCATCCGGATGTCACCCTGGAGAAAACCATCGCCCATGCCGCGATAATGACCTGGAAATGCGCGGTGGTGAACATCCCTTTCGGCGGCGCCAAGGGGGGAGTCTGCTGCGAGCCGAAAAAAATGTCGCCGGGAGAGCTGGAGCGCCTGACTCGCCGCTACGCCTGGGAAATATCCCCCATCATCGGCCCGGAGAAGGATATCCCGGCGCCGGAGGTCGGAACAAACGAAACCACGATGGCGCAGATCATGGACGGTTACAGCACATTCGCCGGGTATTCGGTCCCGAACGTGGTTTCCGGGAAACCGCTGTCCATCGGAGGATCGGTGGGAAGGTCAGGCGCAGTGGGCAGGGGCCTGGTGTATGTGCTGAAAGAGGCCGCCCGCGACCACAAGGTGTATCTTTACAACTCCAGAGCGGCGATACAGGGATTCGGTGTTGTCGGGATGAGCACCGCACGGTATCTGGCGGAAACCGGCTGTGATATCGTTGCGATCTCAGACTCCACCGGCGGAATTTATAAAGAGGACGGTCTCAATATCGAAGCCGCCATTGAATGCAAGAAAGCGAACGGCACGCTGGAAGGGTTGCAGGGATGCGACAAAATATCCAACGAGGAGCTTATCGGCCTGAATGTGGATTTCCTGATCCCCGCCGCCCTTGAATACACAATCACAAAAAAGAACGCGGGCACGGTCAAAGCCGCAATCGTCGCGGAAGCCGCGAACGCCGGAATCTCTCCTGAGGCGAACAAAATCCTGGACGACCGGGGAATAATTGTGCTGCCCGACATTCTGGTCAACTCCGGGGGAATAGTCGTATCCTACTTCGAATGGGTTCAGGACAAACAGCAATTTTTCTGGGGCGACCTGGAGGTTGAGGAGCGGTTCCAGAGCATTATGATCTCCACCTACCGTCAGTTGGAAGAAACCATGCGTAATGAGAAGATCAGCATGCGCACCGCGGCGTTGAAACTGGCCATCGGACGGGTGGCGGAGGCCATGCGCTACCGTGGGCTCTGTCCTTGA
- a CDS encoding YbaK/EbsC family protein, which translates to MKTNALRIIEKLGIPYEIREYAVDENDLSATHVASDIGLPSGQVFKTLVAGYVRGGVSPVGTKKRFPVFLDKSALDWPFISLSAGARGCQMLLNPADLGKVVDVQIQKISKLSEPLFFGIKG; encoded by the coding sequence ATGAAAACAAACGCCCTAAGAATCATTGAAAAGCTCGGCATCCCCTATGAAATCAGGGAATATGCTGTTGATGAGAACGATCTGAGCGCCACCCATGTCGCAAGCGATATCGGGCTGCCTTCGGGGCAGGTGTTCAAAACGCTTGTGGCCGGCTATGTTCGCGGAGGGGTTTCGCCGGTCGGAACGAAAAAGCGTTTCCCGGTTTTTCTGGACAAAAGCGCTCTGGACTGGCCGTTCATATCTCTGAGCGCCGGGGCGCGCGGCTGCCAGATGCTCCTCAATCCCGCCGATCTGGGGAAGGTGGTGGATGTGCAGATTCAGAAGATTTCAAAATTGTCTGAACCATTATTTTTTGGGATTAAAGGATGA
- a CDS encoding RelA/SpoT domain-containing protein: MKNVKLKYTRGEVNKAGDIFRDTTSSDESLLWAADVLGNWRAIHNYPINTFQATLRHKLKTIDNKSLVAQRLKRIPSIVEKLRRFTDMQLARMQDIGGLRAVVDNLIQVQKLYENYKSTPFQHKLISERNYIDSPKISGYRSIHLVYRYNNKTVTDYNGLLIELQIRTRQQHAWATAVETMGIFLNYALKSSEGPDEWLTFFSLTGSAFAHLENQNPVPGYEGLSNIETYRHVAKKSQELNVRSKLTGFGAAINLIHSDERRGTYYLLILDPGAKTIRLQAYSRDRFDIATADYLKAEEQIVKGSQNQAVLVATESIESLRRAYPNFFLDTHEFFRILKHIEDLAVK; this comes from the coding sequence ATGAAGAATGTTAAATTAAAATATACCCGTGGCGAAGTTAATAAGGCTGGAGATATTTTCAGGGACACAACCAGTTCGGATGAAAGTCTGTTATGGGCTGCAGATGTACTTGGTAATTGGCGCGCAATCCATAATTATCCGATCAATACATTCCAAGCAACACTGCGCCATAAGCTAAAAACAATCGATAATAAATCTCTTGTGGCTCAGAGGCTTAAACGCATTCCTTCAATTGTTGAGAAGCTTCGTCGATTTACTGATATGCAACTTGCCAGGATGCAAGACATTGGTGGATTGAGAGCAGTAGTTGATAATCTAATCCAAGTACAGAAACTATATGAAAATTATAAGAGTACTCCTTTCCAACACAAATTAATCAGCGAACGTAACTACATTGATTCACCCAAGATTTCGGGTTATAGAAGCATTCATCTTGTATATCGTTATAACAACAAGACCGTAACTGATTACAATGGTCTACTCATTGAGTTGCAAATAAGGACACGACAGCAGCATGCTTGGGCAACAGCTGTCGAAACAATGGGCATCTTTTTGAACTATGCTCTCAAATCTAGCGAAGGTCCTGATGAATGGTTAACATTCTTTTCTCTCACCGGCTCTGCTTTTGCCCATCTTGAGAATCAAAATCCAGTTCCTGGATATGAAGGGTTGTCAAATATTGAGACATATCGACATGTTGCAAAAAAATCACAAGAATTGAATGTTAGAAGTAAACTGACGGGATTTGGTGCTGCCATAAACTTGATCCACTCTGATGAACGCCGAGGCACTTATTATCTCCTAATCCTTGACCCAGGAGCAAAAACAATTAGGCTTCAGGCATATAGCAGAGATCGCTTTGATATAGCGACTGCTGATTACCTTAAAGCAGAAGAACAAATTGTTAAAGGAAGTCAAAACCAAGCCGTCCTAGTTGCAACCGAGTCAATAGAATCATTGAGGCGTGCCTATCCAAACTTCTTCCTTGATACACACGAGTTCTTTAGAATCTTGAAGCATATTGAAGATCTCGCTGTAAAATAA
- a CDS encoding CPBP family intramembrane metalloprotease, which translates to MNIQNQSDRTTIRNLAIFIIVVLAIGWIGRGLDVLMDNPASEGLGILLWLITPIGASLLLRAFAGDGWKDFGIKPNFKGNAAWYVIALLVYPVLTALVLIIGSGLGLITFPNLSLNTLRLVFQVFALGVLPQFIKNIFEEAAWRGYLAPKVHSLRLNDFVGHLIVGLVWGAWHIPYYLFFLDRAVLQKFTTLDLDAFIPLSIVVMISWGMVYGEIRLLTNSIWPAVLMHMVEDAFLNQLFTENHIRIVPGTDWLVSPVNGLISIFLFIALGVGLRQLRKRKMSVA; encoded by the coding sequence ATGAATATCCAAAATCAAAGCGATAGAACTACAATTCGCAATCTGGCGATTTTCATTATTGTTGTACTTGCGATTGGCTGGATTGGGCGAGGATTGGATGTGCTGATGGATAACCCGGCTTCAGAAGGCCTTGGTATACTCTTGTGGCTTATTACGCCGATTGGAGCTTCCTTGCTACTGCGAGCATTTGCAGGGGATGGCTGGAAGGATTTTGGAATCAAGCCAAACTTTAAAGGGAATGCGGCGTGGTACGTTATCGCACTTCTTGTCTATCCCGTGTTGACGGCACTTGTCTTGATAATCGGCAGCGGTTTAGGTTTAATCACATTCCCCAATCTCTCATTGAACACGCTTAGGCTGGTATTCCAGGTTTTCGCGCTGGGTGTTCTGCCGCAGTTCATAAAAAATATTTTTGAAGAGGCTGCCTGGCGCGGGTATCTCGCACCAAAAGTGCATTCCCTTCGCCTGAATGATTTCGTGGGGCACTTGATTGTTGGACTCGTTTGGGGAGCATGGCATATTCCATACTATCTGTTTTTTCTGGATCGAGCTGTTCTGCAAAAATTCACTACGTTGGACTTGGATGCCTTCATTCCCTTGTCGATCGTAGTGATGATCTCCTGGGGAATGGTGTATGGTGAGATTCGCCTTTTGACTAATTCAATCTGGCCGGCGGTTCTGATGCACATGGTGGAAGACGCCTTTCTCAACCAACTTTTTACTGAAAACCATATCCGGATTGTACCGGGAACGGACTGGCTGGTTTCGCCGGTGAATGGGCTCATCAGCATCTTCTTATTCATAGCACTTGGAGTTGGGTTGCGCCAATTGCGAAAAAGAAAAATGTCAGTTGCCTAA
- the gltS gene encoding sodium/glutamate symporter encodes MLTLDLIHTLAFAGVVLFLGYGIRRALPLLSRYNIPAPVIGGMLVAVLIVVARNQGVTLFNFDTTLQTPLMITFFTTIGFGASLSLLRTGGPQVLLFFAASTVFAIAQNVLGVLVALPLGMHPLFGVLAGSVTLTGGPATGLAFAPLFEQAGVHGAASIAVTAAMCGIVSGGLIGAPISTWLIERYRLKKALTEKMNVEPPDAATIIEERVTEPEEAPYGEGKEAYNLLKSIVLILLAMWIGAWVSGGISSLGFTLPAYIGAMLSAAVIRNIDDITGIFGISQRFVDDLGGAALSLFIVMALMTLKLWELANVALPLLIIVAAQVLLIAAICLWPIFWLMGKDYDSAVMSGGFCGFMLGTTANAMANMTALVEKFGPAPRAFLVVPMVGAFFIDFTNAVIITVCLNIWR; translated from the coding sequence ATGCTCACCCTCGACCTCATACACACCCTGGCGTTCGCAGGAGTAGTTCTTTTCCTGGGATACGGAATACGCCGCGCCCTGCCGCTGCTTTCCCGTTATAATATTCCCGCGCCGGTCATCGGGGGCATGCTCGTTGCAGTGCTTATCGTGGTAGCCCGGAATCAGGGGGTAACGCTTTTCAATTTCGACACAACGCTCCAGACTCCGCTGATGATCACTTTTTTCACCACGATCGGCTTCGGCGCGAGCCTTTCCCTCCTTCGAACCGGCGGGCCGCAGGTACTCCTGTTCTTCGCCGCCTCCACCGTGTTCGCCATCGCCCAGAATGTTCTCGGAGTGCTTGTTGCGCTTCCGCTCGGAATGCATCCGCTCTTCGGGGTGCTTGCCGGATCGGTTACTCTGACCGGGGGACCGGCCACCGGGCTGGCATTCGCCCCCCTGTTCGAACAGGCCGGAGTGCATGGCGCCGCTTCGATTGCAGTTACCGCCGCCATGTGCGGGATTGTCTCGGGAGGGTTAATCGGCGCCCCCATCAGCACCTGGCTTATCGAGCGTTACAGACTTAAAAAAGCGCTGACAGAGAAGATGAATGTCGAGCCGCCTGACGCGGCAACGATAATCGAAGAACGGGTGACCGAGCCGGAAGAAGCCCCTTACGGCGAGGGGAAGGAAGCGTACAATCTCCTGAAAAGCATCGTGCTCATCCTCCTGGCCATGTGGATCGGCGCCTGGGTCAGCGGCGGAATAAGCTCCCTCGGTTTTACCCTCCCTGCTTACATCGGGGCGATGCTCAGCGCTGCGGTCATCCGGAACATCGACGACATCACCGGCATCTTCGGCATCTCCCAGCGTTTCGTCGACGACCTTGGCGGAGCCGCGCTCTCCCTGTTCATTGTCATGGCGCTCATGACACTGAAGCTGTGGGAGCTGGCCAATGTGGCGCTCCCGCTCCTGATTATCGTTGCAGCCCAGGTTCTTTTGATCGCAGCGATCTGTCTCTGGCCGATTTTCTGGCTGATGGGGAAAGATTACGATTCGGCGGTAATGAGCGGAGGATTCTGCGGATTCATGCTGGGAACCACCGCCAATGCCATGGCCAACATGACCGCGCTTGTGGAAAAATTCGGCCCCGCTCCCCGGGCTTTCCTGGTGGTGCCCATGGTAGGGGCGTTCTTCATTGATTTCACCAATGCGGTGATCATCACCGTGTGTCTGAATATCTGGAGGTAA